From Priestia aryabhattai, one genomic window encodes:
- a CDS encoding class I SAM-dependent methyltransferase: MSQLASMEKLFGVIDQTAIILRKELNCVYLEAVAETGENLFQGTILQEELDEVTKKRLKKEYDSITLDNFEKETIRKAYQLAILKGMKEAVQPNHQMTPDAVGLFVSYLVGKFMAGKDKYTLLDPAVGAGNLLTTILNTHAASIEHVYGVDVDDLLLQLTYVNANLQKHGVQLFNQDSLQPLFIDPVDLVVCDLPVGYYPNDEGAKEYKVRAEEGHTYAHHLFIEQSLRHVKDGGYVVALIPNNLFESEQSHLLQPLLKEEAIVQGIVQLPLSLFKQEQAAKSIIILQKQGEGVTAPDQALLVNLPKFSNREAMSDIMTQMDQWFRVNKK; encoded by the coding sequence ATGAGTCAGTTAGCTAGTATGGAAAAGCTATTTGGTGTAATTGATCAAACAGCTATTATTTTAAGAAAAGAACTAAACTGCGTATATTTAGAAGCAGTAGCTGAAACAGGAGAAAACTTGTTTCAAGGAACTATTTTGCAAGAAGAACTAGATGAGGTAACCAAAAAACGTTTAAAAAAAGAGTACGATTCAATCACGCTTGATAATTTTGAGAAAGAAACTATTCGAAAAGCGTATCAGCTAGCTATTTTAAAAGGGATGAAAGAAGCAGTTCAGCCTAACCATCAAATGACGCCTGATGCTGTAGGACTATTTGTCAGCTATCTAGTTGGAAAGTTCATGGCAGGAAAAGATAAATATACGCTTTTAGATCCAGCAGTAGGAGCAGGGAACTTATTAACAACAATTTTAAATACACACGCTGCGTCAATTGAACACGTATACGGTGTAGATGTAGATGATTTATTACTTCAATTGACATATGTAAATGCGAATCTACAGAAGCACGGCGTTCAATTATTCAATCAAGACAGCTTACAGCCGCTTTTTATTGATCCTGTTGATTTAGTTGTCTGTGACCTGCCGGTTGGTTATTATCCAAACGATGAAGGGGCAAAAGAGTATAAAGTAAGAGCTGAAGAAGGTCATACCTATGCTCATCACTTATTTATTGAACAAAGCTTGCGTCATGTAAAAGACGGAGGATACGTAGTTGCCCTTATTCCAAATAACTTGTTCGAATCTGAACAGTCTCATTTATTACAGCCGCTGCTAAAAGAGGAAGCAATCGTTCAAGGAATCGTTCAGCTGCCACTTTCATTGTTCAAACAAGAACAGGCTGCTAAGAGTATCATCATCCTTCAAAAGCAGGGAGAAGGGGTAACAGCGCCTGATCAAGCGCTGCTTGTGAATTTGCCGAAGTTCAGTAATCGAGAAGCAATGAGTGATATTATGACTCAAATGGACCAATGGTTCCGCGTTAATAAAAAGTAA
- the tpx gene encoding thiol peroxidase — MTKVKFKGNDVTLLGNQVKVGDKAPNFTVLANDLSEITLDSTKGSVRLISVVPSIDTGVCDAQTRRFNEEAAKLDNVKVLTVSVDLPFAQKRWCGANGIDNVQTLSDHRDLSFGEAYGVAIQELRLLARSIFVVDSNDNVTYVEYLPEVTEHPNYEAAIEAAKTAK, encoded by the coding sequence GTGACTAAGGTTAAATTTAAAGGTAACGATGTAACATTATTAGGAAATCAAGTGAAGGTTGGAGACAAGGCTCCAAACTTTACCGTTTTAGCAAATGATTTATCAGAAATAACGCTTGACAGCACAAAGGGTTCTGTTCGCCTAATCAGTGTAGTTCCTTCTATTGATACTGGAGTTTGTGATGCGCAAACTCGCCGCTTTAATGAAGAAGCAGCTAAATTAGATAACGTAAAAGTATTAACAGTAAGCGTAGATTTACCGTTTGCTCAAAAGCGCTGGTGTGGTGCTAATGGCATTGATAATGTTCAAACTTTATCTGACCACCGCGACTTATCTTTCGGAGAAGCATATGGTGTAGCTATTCAAGAATTACGCTTATTAGCTCGTTCAATCTTTGTAGTAGACTCAAATGACAATGTAACGTATGTTGAGTACTTACCAGAAGTAACTGAGCATCCGAACTACGAAGCAGCAATCGAAGCAGCTAAAACAGCTAAGTAA
- the ytfJ gene encoding GerW family sporulation protein, which yields MAEHPIKSLMSTAMENLKEMIDVNTIIGDPVETPDGSVILTVSKVGFGFAAGGSEFGVEGHAPSSPGQHQQESGHPFGGGSGGGVSITPIAFLIVSGSGIKMLHLNESTHLYEKILDTAPQAIERVQQMFKRNNHQQDQHNQQNQHHDSANDFNL from the coding sequence ATGGCAGAACATCCAATTAAAAGTTTAATGTCGACAGCTATGGAAAATTTAAAGGAAATGATTGATGTTAATACAATCATTGGTGATCCTGTAGAAACACCTGATGGCAGTGTTATTTTAACTGTCTCAAAAGTAGGTTTTGGTTTTGCAGCGGGCGGAAGCGAGTTTGGAGTAGAAGGACATGCACCATCTTCTCCGGGGCAGCATCAGCAAGAATCAGGTCATCCATTTGGCGGAGGTAGCGGTGGCGGTGTATCAATTACGCCAATTGCCTTTTTAATTGTGAGTGGAAGCGGAATTAAAATGCTTCATCTTAACGAAAGTACACATTTATATGAAAAGATTTTAGATACAGCACCTCAAGCAATTGAACGCGTGCAGCAAATGTTTAAACGAAACAATCATCAGCAGGATCAACATAATCAACAAAATCAGCATCATGACAGTGCAAACGATTTTAATTTGTAG
- a CDS encoding DUF2953 domain-containing protein produces the protein MLWLLWILLALLIVIVIIVWTKITLFVELHHVRDNDYYRVRLRAWFGLIRYTYEIPVVKVKKDSPRLLVEKKKGMGDQGKEDENSWSDYSVEDGLSMLENAKQFLEQVVGFHKIFRRFLQKVTVSDIRWHSRFGLGDAALTGVLTGAVWSAKGSIVGIISRYMKLKDMPVMSVTPVFQHLWSETVFECIISFRVGQAILVGLRTLRYWRHTSKKRRKRWKSSNKNKTHSVKT, from the coding sequence GTGCTATGGCTTTTATGGATATTGCTAGCACTTTTAATTGTTATTGTAATTATTGTATGGACAAAAATTACGCTATTTGTAGAGCTTCATCATGTCCGAGATAACGATTATTACAGAGTGAGACTCAGGGCTTGGTTCGGTCTTATTCGCTATACATATGAAATTCCGGTAGTGAAAGTGAAAAAAGATTCTCCGCGTTTGCTTGTTGAAAAGAAGAAAGGAATGGGTGATCAAGGAAAAGAAGACGAGAATTCATGGAGTGATTATTCTGTAGAGGATGGGCTAAGTATGTTAGAAAATGCGAAGCAATTCCTTGAACAGGTAGTAGGTTTTCATAAAATCTTCCGCCGTTTCTTACAGAAAGTGACGGTAAGTGATATTAGATGGCACAGCCGTTTCGGCTTAGGTGATGCTGCCTTAACAGGGGTATTGACCGGGGCTGTATGGTCTGCAAAGGGGAGCATAGTTGGTATAATCAGCCGTTATATGAAACTAAAAGATATGCCTGTAATGAGCGTTACTCCTGTATTTCAACATCTTTGGTCAGAAACGGTATTTGAGTGCATAATTTCTTTTCGAGTTGGTCAAGCTATTCTAGTAGGTTTACGGACCTTGAGATACTGGCGGCATACGTCCAAAAAGCGTCGCAAAAGATGGAAGTCGTCAAATAAGAACAAGACACACTCTGTGAAAACATAA